TCTTGAGTACCAAAAGCCAGTATTCCGAGAGAAAATCGTACCGAAAACGAATCCTACCGACCAATCCGGATGTCTCTATTTGATAACATAGCCTCGGTATGCATGCGGTACAGACTGCCAATTTGGTATAGAAACTGTACTTGCTAATGAGGGGGAACGGCTTTACTATCGGCAAGAGTATACCATGAACGGTTTCCTGAAAGGCGGCGACCTATGGAAGCAAGCTTGGAGATGTTGATGGAGCGGTTCAATCGCACGGGTTCAGTTATCTATGAAAAGCTTGAACGATTTAAAACTTTTGTTACAGGAGATTTTTTGTAGACAGTTACTGAAAACCCACACACAAGTGTAAGGAATGAAGGCTTTTCACCTTTTGCCACCTGAAATCCGATATCTCAGTtcacaattattcattttatattttttatcaataaaatttatcaataattcggaaacaaaagttttatatataaaattctggattattcttcagttttatatttaaaataatgaaaaataatttgaattggtattttttacgaaaaaaaaaaaagaaaataaactctaaaattaaatttgatgcTTTCTAATGATATTGAATGACTGATTGTGTGTGtagatttaataatattaataataacaataataatcctttattaatgaaaaaaaaatttacaaaaacgaaaatatcCATAATTTGTTAGTATATAGTACCCGGGGCACAGGTAGTGCCATATGGGACTTAAAAGTGAAATTAAATAAGAAGTTGGTTACAGCATTTTTAAACAATAGTTTAGTGTCCTTTTATGACAagcttctaaaaaaattttgctGAATCAGCTTCCACTTTAACTTGTTCATACTAAGAGTTCTGATTGTAGTACCTTAGTCCTTGAAATGGAATCGACCTTCGGCCCATTGTAGAACATAGAcatagagaaaaaattttagtgatttagttgaaatttataactaaatcatttgtgaaaataactaaatttcaattatattagaTCCCTGTTGCAATATTCATGATCATAAAGTACCTTTAATAAAGCTTTCAGCAGTTGTTTAAGTATTtagtattttcatcaaaatactttcatttctGTAAGATTTTCCAAACGTTTCTCCATGTAAAGAGCAagaagtttttaaacaaaatttgccGCCCCCTGAAATCTGCCGCCATAAGCTACAGCCTACTAATAAATTTCAGCAAACAAGAATTGAGCTCGAACGGCGTGCAAAGAATTCATGACAAATTTGTCCAAAGTTGATTTTAGAAAATGACAAGCTCTTTGTAGGTAGACTTTGCGAAAAGTTTATGAACAGAGAGACTTTTTCGACCATGTTCTATTTGAAGATGAAGccacatttaataaaaatggttgTGTTAACTAGCCAAACTTTCACTGTAATTCATCAGCTAATCCAAATCACTTAGTGACACACAGTCAAACTAGATGATCGTTGAATGTGTGGGGAAGTATTGTTGAATATGTACTAGgaccatatttttttgagaaaaataaaattcattcgaaaataatgtaatagtattttgattcactcTGTATtagattcaatgaatattaacgaaataaaaaatttcccagAATTATTACTACTATTCGAATGCTTTGGTCGCAACAGATTTGcattcttgaatttctcttacATTGTACAGAGTATTGAACTTTCTAAATGCCCAGTAAAACACATCTCAGACCTATATTATGAAATGGGGAAAtcaagctgattccaaatatgcaataaaatatagggtgtttcattaaaaaaaaatgtaactatGATATGGCATTCTGGAACATCCTTTAAGATTGAACATGTGAAGACTAATGATGGCTATAATCGCTCAAATTCATTctggattttcaaaaatatcagcTACAAACACTGTGTTCCCCAGTATTGCAGCAAGAAAgagggacacaatagatctATTGGATCGCAGagtatatgataccccaatatcCACATACATACATccttcaaattttcatattgatATCTCAAAGACAAAGGAGgcactaatcaatcaccctgtatttaataaaaaacttttttgtttgatttatatTATGTGTCATTGTTTCGTTAATATATTAGTAGGtaatatcaaaatgtttataaacaTGTAAAAGTAAAATCCACGgttatttacaaataataaaaaggacTTTTCAGAAACTACAACCTGTGTTCGGATAGATTACCTATCAGCTGATTCAGGATCCTAGCCCAGAACAAGATTTAGATCACTTTCTGAATGTCACTTCcaattttcaatggaaattacaattacaaaacaTGAACTACCCTCCACATATTCCACTTATACTTAAGTTTATGCCAATTTCAGCATACGAAATCgtccaataataatttttataaaaatatctacagTGTTTATTGCTTCATTAGTCATTAATTTTCTAACAATACTTACTAATCActcatttaataaatataatgtacTCACAAGCAGGAaacatccaaattttttttcaataaaataaaattacataaaatcatttttaaatctaCCAACCCAACCATGGAGGCTGATTCATTTCGTGTATTGGCGTAAATGTCAAATTCACTGGTAAATTAATTAtggcaaaattttttttcagcttCTCCAGGGTCTTCAATATCATTAAACcattttttcctaataagtAACCTGCAGGGATATTAACTTCTTCCACTGCATTATCATcaatcatttcaataaaatattcttgatttgAATTAACTACATCACTTATTATGACTGCTCTGGCACCTGCGCGTTCTGCAATGAGGGTTTTCAACTTGAAAGAACAAtcactaaaacaaaaatatatataatcaaaaaaattactataaaattgactaacattgaaatatttacCCTCTTTCAATAAAAGCTACATTTCCTTCTATATCGTCCAAATTATCGGGGGGTTTACATCCATTCTTTGGTAGTATAGGAACCAAAGGTAcgtttttaatatgaaatgaggcattctacaaaaaaacattcaataaccaataataaaactaaatttattatatttacaaaaggCGCTCCGAAGTCTTTGGCTGGACGAATCCTGTAAGTATATTCTAATTCTACTGGATCTACTATTTCAAAAAAGACATCACCATTAATTACTTCAGCAGTAGAAGTACCATCAATATGATGCAAGTTATTGGCTGAAAAATTAGGGTGATTTAAACTTATAAACTGAGTGTTTAGAAATTAATAGATAAACCTACCCCcacaattaattaatataatataggAACAAAGTTGTAAgctatatataatgaaatattgaaaacacgtTGGTAGTTTAATCATTATGTAAAAGACTAGGTTATGATTGTTCGGTTACTTTCCAAAAATAATCCAACTGTTGAAATAGTtaatttatatcatattttgtatgtatttaacatttaatttgagtgagatcgattttaattccaattcttgaaatttctagaacgtttTTTGTGTAcattgaaatgtcaaaatttgaggttaaagaTAGTGGGGAGAACGTCATGATATTAGCTACTAGTATAACTAAACGTACACTTAAATAAAGATTATACCATCTACATACATCCAATTATGTACATTAAACATTTTTCGATCactaaataaatatgtatataagcatttttattatttattataattagccattattttctattacagctgcttttgttgaaatattactTTTATAGTATCGAGAGCTTTAAACGAAAGTAATTTAACCAAAATTCTATAAAttgctattttattattatattcaaattatagatATTGCTATGTTGATAGTGTTTCATGTAAATATGCTGAAGTTTGATAGATACCCTCTGCAAAATTCCTTTGTGggtttagtttaaaaaaatctggCCGCATTATACTCGGTGTGACAGACTAGTAGCCACTGCTAATTTTAATTGTTCCTGTGAAGATTAtgggattttaaaaaaattctaaatataacaaaaatatattattttaaagtttGATTGTACTTAAAAATCGTGGGATATACTTCATTGATGAAGATGGatgaaaaattatcgaaaactttGGAAAACGAAGAAATTAAATCGACAGCTGTGGTAAAGTATTCATTGCCAAAACCAGCTCAATTTATGAAATTACAATGTAATACTGATCTAAACTTACCTCCATCAAACTGGTTAAGTAGTTCTGCAGATTCGTACGGGCTGCAACATGTTCTCTCTCATCCCAAAGGTTTCTCAaggtaattttattaaatattatgaattatacGAAGTTATTTCTAAGTCTTTTTAGCTTTAAAATGGCTCAGATGTTTCCAGACTGTGTTGGAGAAGTTGATGTAGTATCTGACGctgaaaatataaagaaattactCAAAATCCCCTATCATAAAAAAGGACACATCAGTATGATGGTACATCGTATAGAAAATACTCTACTTATAGATGAGTTcgatatatataaacatttattgCGAACAGCAGAAACAGAATGGGAATGgctgagaaaattttttgttgataatattaGCACCGCtacttataatgaaaataaacatttatatattaGCAGTAGAAGAAGAGAAgctctaaaagaaaaaagtcttgTATCAAAGTTTTTGTATCACAGTTTAGTTCCTTCTGATAATACTGACGGTGTTCAATTGCTTGAAACTAACTATAATAGGCATCAACCAGTTAAAGGTCCTCTATTACCAGAACCGTCTCCATCTACAGAATGTCCAGATTCTCCAACATCTGGTCATAAATGTAATAGAAATGTTGTTTGGACTTTTGAAGATATTGAAATGTTTCTAGGTatgaaagttatttaaaaagtcatatattatcaacttattttgttatatttgcgAAGAATATACACCTAAAAGCCAAAAAAGGCTATTACACCTTTAATTAAGAAGTGCTATCATGTATATTTCAACCTGGATATTGGATGCCACAAATCTGCTGTATCTCATGTCACAGAAATTTGGCTGGTTGGTTTATTGGACTATATTCAGCAATGCCGGAAAAAAAGTTCACAGCTCCTATCAGTCCTCAAGCTTTGCATTTAATTAATCAGTTAGAGCTTAATGATATCTTAAGAGATTTAGATTTGCTCAAAGAAAAAGTGTTAAGTTCAAGACTGGAACAATGGAATCTTTTTAACTACTTGGTGCACTGTAATGACATTGAGGACTTGATGTTAAAACTGGCTTATGGACATTGATCACAGGATTGGAGACTCTTTAATGATTTCTCAAAGTCAAGTCTAAAAGCTGTGCAGATTTGAAAGCTGTTGCTTTGCTTTGCTGGCTACATGAAATACTGTTGCTTTCTTGTGAATGGAATAGCCAACAGAGAAATGAATTGTTTATATTCATgggcaaaaaaaattaacctttAGTTAGCTTTGGAAAGATATTATTACCAACTTGCACATTGAATAAGGGatcatcaaaaattttgtaaaagctgTGGAAAAAGATAGAACtggtttaaaatttttgaaaccatCAATGCTTGCAGACTACTGTTGGTCTTTAATTAGAGACACTCTGGACAACAAATATAGGAAACAGTCTACAAAAACATGTTTCTTTAGTGCTGATAATAAAACTGTGGTTTCATAAATACTTGggatttttcaaaacaaatttatttcttacGAAAATATGActtgatttaaattaaaaaaatctcgtttcttataaaattcaattcatattGCTACTAATGTAAAAATTGTGGAATTGAGAAGGAagttatatgaattttttttaggtACTGATATGCCAATATTTGGTGGTGGTACCCACCCCTGTATATCTCTTCGTCTCAGTGATATGGGTAAACCAATAAATGTATTAACGGGAATTGATTATTGGCTTGACAATTTGATGTCAAATGTACCTGAAGTAGTGATGTGTTACCATTTGAATGGCATCgttcaaaaatatgaattaatcaAAACTGAGGATTTACCAAGAAtggataattcaaaattttcaccaaaattgATTAGAGACGTAGCACAAAGTATTCTTAGCTTTTTGAAATCTAATGCAACAAAGGCCGGTCATACCTACTGGTTATTTAAAGGAAAAGATGAAGAGGTAaggtgtttttcttttttagggATTCGGATTATTTactatatttagtttttgacataaatttgtttattacaaaattttgtcTTCTATATCATCCAAAGGAGAATTAAGGGATGTTCATATATTTCCTCTAAgggttttaaatttttttaaagcatcTTCTTAACCCTCACATGGAACGTGATTAATTTGCGTTATGAGGAAAATCGTTCATGGGAATTTagttctttatttaatttaattcttttttgtgaactcactcaatattTTAACAAGGTGTGAGGTGATATTAGGGAGGCCAGATTAACATACTAAAAATCCCCACTCCTCCGAGAGTGCAAACAACTCCAAAACTATCCCAGTAGGtacattttctacttttttccaATTAACTTGATTATGGTTGGGTTTTCGCAAAAAATGGTGGATATGTAAATTAATTTAATGGAAAGAGAGATCTGCAACAAGCATTCAAAGTCAGCATTAATTTTTTAGTCATTAATAATTATGGAGCATAAATTGCATTGCATGTTGTAAGtcaacataaattaataaaaagacaaattggtgcaaaatattttctgaagatACCATGAAGACCATCCATCAAgctcaataaaaacaaagagaTTTTGTTTATTGTACAACTATGTCAAAAACTTCAGGTAGCTggtttttaagaatttaaagCAGAGGGTAATGCAGATAAACTGTAAATAAAGTGGTGGAATTAAGGAAAACAGTTGGTTGGCGAAGACACTGGTTTAATGGTATTACTATTATTCAAAGCAAGGGAAGATGGGCATAGAAACTCCGTAATTAAAAAACGATGCAAACCAATCAAGTTTAGGCTCAATTAATTCGTCTTGACGAGTACTTTGTTACTTGATAGTAACCAGGGTCTTATGATGGGGAATAAAGCCATGGGAACTCCATAATTAAATGAACGACGCAACCCCATCGAACTTGGGCTCGTTTTATTCGTCTTGACGAGTACTTTGTTACTAGAAGGTAACCAGGGGTTGCTTTTATTTAGTTTCACCTGTCCCGTTGGGTCAATCAAATCTTGTAAGTTAAATTTGATCCACTTCTCGGTCTCTGAGTCTTATGATGGGGAAAATTGCAATAGAAACTTCGTAATTAAAAAACGATGCAAACCAATCGAGTTTGCACTCATTTGATTAATCTTGACGAGTATTTTTGTTTTGCTTATACTATCACTAgacaaacactcacaattacactgtctgacgcgcgtttcgataaccaagtgatcgtcttcagagactgagaTAACTTGCGCGCGTCAGACactgtaattgtgagtgttggtgtagtggtagtgtaaacagaatgaatatcatcaacggttccataaattccaacttagaGTATGTTGGTTAGCAAATTTGTGAAAATCTCCTTCCTGCAGTACGGGGATCCTTTATGTTCACAGTTGATCTATTAACCATGTTTAATCAAAAcgttaatttaatttaagttttgttaaaatatgtcACTCTATTCAATCGCGGTTCTGGGCCAATGAATGTAGTAACGCCCTTGTCGGTGATTATAGaacaacacaattttcatttgaattttttccttCATTACAAAGATCATCAACCACACAAACCCTACTACCTCCAGAAAGTTCAGGATGTCGGATAGCTCTAGCtttatcttctatttcatatgctCTGGGAGCTCTGTAGTCTTTCACACCTTTAGAGAATATGGATAGAGGTTTCATTCTCTGCTGAACCTAGCATATTCAGGTATCCATTGAGGTGGCAATGTCCTAACAGAATTCCTGTTATAATTCCTAAGTTTTTTTCCAGCAGTATCTTTGCTTATCTTAACCCCAGTAGTTGTTCCAGTAACTGTTTTTCTACCATCTACCTTTTCTAGCGTTTTCTCTATTGTActgtagctgattccacagaaGACATCAGGTCCTACTAAGGGTTCAACAGTCTCTACTTTAGCTTTACTAGTCTATTTGCTATTTAATTTCCATCCACTTCAAAGTGTCTCTGAACCAATTGGAGGATCATTTTACTTAACCTTACCAGATAGTACGAACGTTTTAACGGGGCCTTGTCCTCCTCTATAATTTACCTCCAGGGATATCGGTTTTTTGACAAAGAAACACTAACCCATGATCTTCAGCATAACTATTGATCCAATACAATTAGAGCTATCCCGTCTTATGTCGAATACCTTTCGCATTAAGGATTCTATTTGGTATGAGAGTCTCATCCTtatgttttttcttcattaattcTTTCTCAATTTAATGGTTATATACTTTTTTGTCGTTTCGAGcgttatttatagtaaaaaattgatactttgTGGTTGCttcttcatatttatattcAGATGTTATTAAGTTTATGTTTGTATTTTTATCATACTATTGTTATACAAATAATGAATGTTTCTATTTACAGGTAATTAAACTTTACGATCTAACAAGTTTGTGTTCAGAAAAAGATGTTGAAAAGGGACAAAATCCATTTACGATACCAGTAGCAATGCTTCTCTATCGGGTAGCTAGAAATATGAAGCATTCCCCAAATAGATCACAACCAGGTACAATTAGGATGCTTTTAAAGAATTGTATCAAACTTTTACCTCAAGAAAAATATCCGGAAATTGTAACATCATCTTTGTATATGCTTTCCGATCTTTATGTTCCTGCTAAAACGAATCCTGAAAATCCTAGGCTAGGGGAACAAGATGTCGAAGATGAAAACGAATCTTTGTACGAAGATGATTTATCCGATGATGAAAATCAAGAAGAACCTATGAAAATATTggttttagaaaataatagattcgaaaaatttaaaaattattataaaccgCCTGCTCCAATCGTAGGCGGTATAGAAGAACGTTGTCAACAGGTgagtttatattattaatatttaaacaaaaaataccttttaattaaattatttttaaggcTATTCAACACGTAACCGCAGGTTTGAATTGTCTAAAATATTTCCCagaaaacaaaactgaaacaGACCCTTTAAacaaacaagaaga
The window above is part of the Diorhabda sublineata isolate icDioSubl1.1 chromosome 3, icDioSubl1.1, whole genome shotgun sequence genome. Proteins encoded here:
- the LOC130441909 gene encoding PRADC1-like protein isoform X2; this encodes MIKLPTCFQYFIIYSLQLCSYIILINCGANNLHHIDGTSTAEVINGDVFFEIVDPVELEYTYRIRPAKDFGAPFNASFHIKNVPLVPILPKNGCKPPDNLDDIEGNVAFIERGDCSFKLKTLIAERAGARAVIISDVVNSNQEYFIEMIDDNAVEEVNIPAGYLLGKNGLMILKTLEKLKKNFAIINLPVNLTFTPIHEMNQPPWLGW